CCAGCCTTGAATGTGCCAGTGATCCTGTTTGGTCCAGGGAATGAGAAGCTGGCTCACCAGCCTAACGAATACGTGGAGATACCTAAGCTCTTAAAAGCAGTCGATTTCTACGTGGAACTGGCGAAAGAAGTGCTGGCTTAGTATAAATTACGAATTACGCGGGTCTTAATTGACAGACTCGGGAGGGTTGCTAGCATGCTCAGGTTAACTCAAGAACAGCTTAATCGCTACAGCCGTCAAATAGTGATGGAGCAAATTGGTGAAGCGGGTCAGCAAAAACTCTTGCAAGCCAGAGTGCTGCTGGTGGGGGCTGGTGGTTTGGGTTCACCGGTGGCTTATTACCTGGCTGCTGCGGGGATTGGCGAACTTGGTCTGGTAGATAGCGATCAGGTAGAGGTTTCCAACCTGCAGCGCCAGATCCTCCACAGTACAGAGCGGCTAGGCATGCTGAAAGCTGAATCGGCTAAACTGACGCTGACCAGTTTAAACCCGGATGTGAAAGTAACATCTTACCCGGTCCGGGCTTCCGCCGACAATATTACAGAATTAATCCGGCCCTACGATGTCGTGGTCAATGCTGTCGATAACTTTGCCACTCGCTATCTGGTGAAT
The Bacillota bacterium genome window above contains:
- a CDS encoding HesA/MoeB/ThiF family protein, which encodes MLRLTQEQLNRYSRQIVMEQIGEAGQQKLLQARVLLVGAGGLGSPVAYYLAAAGIGELGLVDSDQVEVSNLQRQILHSTERLGMLKAESAKLTLTSLNPDVKVTSYPVRASADNITELIRPYDVVVNAVDNFATRYLVNDTCVRLQKPLIEAGVMKFDGMVMVILPGRGPCYRCVLPLCKALHNGNYAK